CCTTCCCCTGGGGATATCCGTCCACCGGTAAAACAGCTTTTTATCTTCCAATTCTTGTGGAGCTACGATTCTGCTTAGTTTTTTGGGCAAAAGGCCGGTGGATAATATTACCGCTTTGGACTTGTAGGTGTTGTGCTTGGCGGCAATGATGAATATCCCTTTATCATTTTTTACGGAAGAAACAGGGCCGGTAATTATATTTACGCCGCTATTCCGGGCCTGAGCGACCAGCGAACAATACAGCTCGGGCCCTGACAGACCGCCCTCACCGGCCAGGGGGAAATTTTCCACCTTTCGGGCCAGCAGCAGCCGGCTCTGCGGCTCCTCTCTCTCGATGAGCAAATGGGCCAGCCCCAAGTGCGCCGCCTGAATGACGGCGCCCAGCCCGGCCGGCCCGGCCCCGATGATGAGGAGATCGTATATTTTCATATTCTCTTTGGATTCCCGCCTGCGCGGGAATGACCATGCAGCAGTTCTGATAGCCCAACGGTTCGGCAGAAGCCGTGCTTTAAAGCCAGAAGCGCAGCCTGGTGGTATCCTTTGCCCTTGGAACAGCAGGCGTCTGTAACTATGGTCGGCCGGTAGCCCAGCATGAACCCGTGCCGTACGGTGGTATCCACGCACAGATGGGTCATCACCCCGCAGATCACCAGATGGGTGATCTTTTCTTTTTTAAGCAGGGCGTCAAGTTTGGTCCTGAAGAAAGCCGAGAAATGTTCTTTTCTTATTTTCACTGCGCCCGGGACGACATCGATCCGGTCAAAATATTCGCTTTCCCATCCCGACGGCAGATGCTCCCAGCGTTCGGCCATCAGGTTGCCGGGCTTTGTTGGCGCAGTATGGCTGGTATAGATGACCGGCCATTTATTCTTCCGGGCTGTTTCTATCAGCAGGTTGATCTTGGGCAGGATCTTTTTGCTGTCCGGCAGATAGGCCGGGGAGGTCTTATCAAAGAAGTAATTCTGACAGTCTATGACCAATAGTGCATATTTATTCATAAAATCTTCCTTTATCAGACGTATTCAGCGCCTGTTATTCCCGCGAAGGCGGGAATCCAAGAAGCATCCGGCCAAACAAAAAAACCCAGGCCGCAGATGCGGTCTGGGTGGCTTGAAAGCCTAGTGCATGACCGAAATTTAAATCATTTTATTCCGACGCCAATTGGCCCTTTGATCTGGATTCCCGCCTTGCGGGAATGACCCTCTGGTTGATTAATGGCCTTCGGAAAGCTCCAGCAGAACCCCCTTGGTGGACTTGGGATGGACGAAGGCGATCTTGTGGCCGCCGGCCCCCACCCGGGGTGTCTTATCGATAAGCTGATAACCCTTGGCCGTCAGCTCCTCCAGGGCCTTTTCGATGTTATCCACCTTGAGCGCCAGGTGGTGGATGCCCTCTCCCTTGGCCTCGATGAATTTGGCGATGTTGCCGTCCGGCACAGTGGATTCCAGCAGTTCGATGCGGCTCTCGCCCACCGGGATGAAGGCCACCTTCACCTTCTGGCTCTCCACTGTTTCGGTCCCTTCCACCGCCAGGCCTAAACCCTCGGTGTAAAGTTTCTGGGCCTCTTCGAGGCTTTTGACGGCGATGCCGATGTGATCGATCCCTTTGATATGCATGCGATGCTCCAGTTTTTAATTTTAAATATTTTATTTATTATTCACAAACAGGGTCTGGGTGGGATAGGCAAACTCTATCTTCTTTTTGGCAAAGGCCTCCATGATGGCCAGGTTGATCTGCTGCTGGATATCCATATATTTCAGGTAATCTCCTCCCTCCACATAATAGACGACCTCGAAGTTAAGGCTGAAATCCCCGTAGGAGGCAAAGTGCGCCCGGTCGAAGATGGCACAGGGAATATTTTTAATGATCCCCCCTATGATGCCCGGTATCTCCTTCATCTTCTTGGCGCCGGTGCCGTAGGTGACCCCGATCTTGAACACCACCCGGCGATTGATCATCCTCTTGTAATTGCGCAGGCGGGAATTGGTCAGGTCGGTATTGGCAAATATCAGTTGCTCGCCGCCCAAGCTGCGGACCCTGGTGCTCTTGATGCCGATGTGCTCCACCGTGCCCTGAAATTCTCCCACTATAATGAAATCGCCGATCTCGAAAGGCCGGTCGAAGAAGATGGAGAAATAGCTGAACAGGTCCCCCAGCACCTTCTGGGCGGCAAAAGCCAATGCCAGACCACCGATGCCCAGCCCGGCCACCAGGGCCGAGATCTTGACCCCGAAGTTGTCCAGCAGGATGATCAGGGCCAGGCTCCAGACCACCAGCTTTAGGACTGTCAGTATCCCCCGGTAGGCCGTGTTCTGCGAAGAGTCCTCTCCTCCACGCTTCTTCCAGTAGGTTTCCACGGAATAAACCGCCAGGGACAGAATCAACTTGGCCGCTAAGTAGGTCAGAACAATGGCTCCGGCAATGTTGATGGCCTTGTGGGCCATGGGAACGACATGGAGATTCTGAATGCTCAGGTACACCGCTCCCAAGTAAAGCATGGGAATAACCTTCTTGTCTATGGCTTCAACCAGACGGTCATCAAATTGGTTGGCGGTCTTTTCAGCCAACTTCTTCATCCGGGCGATGACGATCAGGTCGGCTATCTTGATTATTATGGCCGATCCTGCAAGGATGCCCAGACTTACCGCGTAATCCAACACCCGGTTATTTAAAAATGTTTGGCTCAGGAACTCATTCAAAATCATCACCCCGTTTTCAGATCTGCAGTTCTTTTATGATATCACCGGCCACCGTGTAGGGGTCGGCCTTTTTTGAGTAGATATCCTCCAGGTTCTCCCTGGTTTCCATATCATGGGTCAGTTTTAAGGCGGCCCACCTGTCCAACTGGTTGGTGATGATGGTGTGCACCTCGTCCCGGATCCGCTTTTTTCTTTTTTCGGCCAGCCGGCCGTCCGAGTTCAGGTAGCCCCGGTGTTTTTCTATGGCCCCGGTCAATTCTGCGGTGCCCTGATCGTCCTTGGCGATGGTCTGGATTATGGGCGGCAGGAAGGTATTTTCGTCCATCTCCCTGACCGACAACAACTGTTCCAGCTCAATCACACAGCGTTCAATGCCTTCCCTGTCGGCCTTGTTGATGGCGAAGATGTCGGCGATCTCCATGGTGCCGGCCTTGAGCACCTGGACGTCGTCACCCAGGCCCGGCACGGTGACCAGCACCGTGGTGTCCACCCGGCCGGCCACCTCCACCTCGGACTGCCCGATGCCCACCGTCTCGAAGATCACGATGTCGTAACCGGCCGCATCCAATATCTTGGCGGCATCGGAGGTGGCCAGGGCCAGCCCGCCCAAATGCCCCCGGCTGCCCATGGAACGGATGTATACACCCTGATCGGTGGCGTGTTTCTGCATCCTGACCCGGTCGCCCAGAATGGCCCCGCCGGAGAAGGGGCTGGTGGGATCCACCGCCAGCACCCCTACCTTCTTTTTGTGCTTTCGGTAATGCTTGATCAGCTTGTCCACCAAAGTGGACTTGCCTCCGCCCGGCGGCCCGGTGATGCCCAAAAGATAGGCCCGGCCGGTATGAGGGTAGAGCTCTTTGAGCAGCTCCGCCGCCTCCGGCTGTCCGCTTTCTGCCAGGCTGATGCCCCGGGCGATGGCCCGGATATCCCCGGCTAATATTTTATCTGTCAGTTCGTTCATTTATATCGAAATTGCTGCATAAACCGCCAAGACGCGAAGACCGCTAAGTATGATCAAATTCCCCTGTGGCTCTGTGCCTCCGTGGCCATTTTAATTTTTGTTGATGTAATCCACCACTTGCTGGGAAGAAGTCCCCGGAGTGAAGATCTCCTTGATCCCCGCAGCTTTCAGGCCCGGGATGTCGTCGGCCGGGATCACCCCGCCGCCGAAGACCTTGATGTCCGGGGCGTTCTTCTCCTTGAGCAGCTGCACCACCCTGGGAAACAGGGAGTTGTGGGCCCCGGACAGGCAGGACAGCCCCACCCACTGCACGTCCTCCTGGACGGCGGCGGCGGCGATGGCCTCCGGGGTCTGGCGCAGGCCGGTGTAGATCACCTCGAAACCGGCGTCGCGCAGGGCCCGGGCGATGTACTTGGCGCCGCGGTCGTGCCCGTCCAGGCCGGGCTTGGCAATGAGGATGCGGATCTTGTTAGGCATGTGAATGCTCCGATTATATTTAATCTTTTACTTGTTTACAGCTTCTCTGGTCTCTTCTTTGAGTCTCTTAACCACCCAATCGCTTTTATCAAGCACTTCTTCGTTGGTAAACCGTATCACTTTTACTCCGTAAGCAGTGATGATATGATCCCGCAGTTCGTCGTAACCCTTCTGTTGTTCGTGAATACCGCCGTCAATTTCAATTACAAGGCCAATCTCATTACAGTAAAAATCGGCTATGAACCCGTGGATGACTTGCTGACGCCGGAAGTGAAGCCCTTCGATCTGGTTTTGCCTAACCATATTCCAAAAAGCTTTTTCAGCCAGGGTCATCTTTTTCCGAAATTCTTTGGCAAGCTTAAGCTTTTTGTTGTTCACTTTTTGACGTTTGATTAACAACGTACGCATAGTTTTTACCTAACCCCTGCCCCTTCCCCTTTGGGGAAGGGGTTCTCTGTTCCCCCTCCTAAAGGGAGGGGGGTAGGGGGGCGGTCCGTACCTATCCCCCGCAACCAATCCGCTTGGCGATGAGGATGCGGATCTTGTTAGGCATGTGAATGCTCCGATTATATTTAATCTTTGATATTGTGTGACTACAATTATGTCCCAAAAATTTTCGCCCTAAAAAGAAAGAACACCGCGCCCAGCAGGCACAGCCCGGCCCACAGGTAATCCATGCTGGGCTTCTCCCTTAAATACAAAATGGAAAACGGCACGAACACGCTTAAGGTGATCACTTCCTGCAGGATCTTCAGCTGACCCACATTCATTACCTGGTATCCGATGCGGTTGGCCGGCACCTGCACCAGGTACTCGAACAGGGCAATGCCCCAGCTGACCAGGGCGGCCAAGAACCAGGAGCGCCCGGACATGTTCTTAAGGTGCCCGTACCAGGCAAAGGTCATGAAGATGTTGCTGACGCACAGCAGGCCGGTGGTTAGGTAGTATGGTTTCATAAGTTTAACCTCTCCCTTTCCCTCCCCTCGAGGGTAGGGAAAGGGGGTGGGGTTACAGCACCACCGATTCCTGGTATTCCCCGAACACCTCCCTTAAGACTCCGCAGATCTCACCCAGCGTGGCGTACTTCCGCACCGCGTCCACGATGAAGGGCATCAGGTTCTCGCTGCCGTGGGCCGCCCGGTGGATCTCGCTCAGCGCCTTCTTCACCGCCTCGTTGTCCCGCTTGGCCTTCATCTCGGCCAGCCGCTTCATCTGGGCGTCCTGCACGGCCTGCGAGACCTTCAGCAGATTTTTGGGAGACTCTTCCTTGACCGTGAACTTGTTGACCCCGACCACTATCCGCTCCTGGGCCTCCACGTCCTTCTGGAAACGGTAGGCGCTGTCCTGGATCTCCTTCTGGACATAGCCCTTCTCGATGGCTTTCACCATCCCGCCCAGCTTGTCTATCTTGGCGATGTATTCCAGGGCCGCCTTCTCGATCTCGCTGGTGCGGGCCTCCACATAATAGGAGCCGGCCAGCGGATCGACCGTGTCGGCCGCGCCGGACTCGTGGGCCACGATCTGCTGGGTGCGCAGGGCGATGCGGACCGAGTCCTCGGTGGGCAGGGCCAGGGCCTCGTCGCGGGAATTGGTGTGCAGGCTCTGGGTGCCGCCCAATACCGCGGCCAGCGTCTGGATGGTGACCCGGATGATGTTGTTGTCCGGCTGCTGGGCGGTGAGGGTGCTTCCGGCGGTCTGGGTATGGAAGCGCAGCATTTGCGATGAGGCCTTCTGGGCCTTGAACCGCTCCTTCATGATGCGGGCCCAGATCCGACGGGCGGCCCGGAACTTGGCCACTTCTTCCAAAAGATCGTTGTGGGAGTTGAAGAAGAACGACAGCCTGGAGGAGAAATCGTCCACGCTCAGGCCCGAGGCGATGGCCGCCTGGACGTAGGCGATGCCGTCGGCCAGGGTGAAGGCCACTTCCTGGGTGGCGGAAGAACCGGCCTCGCGGATGTGGTAGCCCGAGATGGAGATGGTGTTCCATTTGGGCACCTGCTTGGCGCAGTATTCAAAGATGTCGGTGATCAGCCTCATGCTGGGGGTGGGGGGGAAGATGTAGGTGCCCCGGGCGATGTATTCCTTAAGGATGTCGTTCTGGATGGTGCCGTTCAACTGGTCGGCCTTCACCCCCTGCTTTTCGGCCACCGCCACGTACATGGCCAGCAGCACTCCGGCCGGGGCGTTGATGGTCATGGAGGTGGAGACCTTGTCCAGCGGGATGCCGTCGAACAGTATTTCCATGTCGGCCAAAGAGTCGATGGCCACGCCGACTTTCCCGACTTCGCCGGCGGACATGGGATCATCGGAGTCGTAGCCGATCTGGGTGGGCAGGTCGAAGGCGATGGACAGCCCGGTCTGGCCCTGGGCCAGAAGATACTTGTAGCGCTTGTTGGATTCGGCCGCGTCGCCGAAGCCGGCATACTGGCGCATGGTCCAGAACTTTCCCCGGTACATGGTGGGCTGGACCCCGCGGGTATAGGGGTACTGCCCGGGGAAGCCCAGGTCTTTCTGGTAGTCCAAACCCTCGGTCTCGCAGGGGGTGTAGACCCGCTTGACCTCGTCGCCGGAGGTGGACAGAAAAACCTTCTTGCGCTCGGGATATTTGGCCAGCATCGGCTGGACGCAGGTGTTGTGCCACTCGGTTAAAGTGGTGAACAGATCGTTCTTTTGTTTCGAGGCCGCTGGCTTATTAGCGGTCATATTTTTTTTGACCGCAGCCTTTGGGACGGTCTTTTTACCGGCCGGCCCAGCCTTTTTTATGATCTTCTTTTGGGGGGCTTTCCCTGATTTTTTCATGTCTCACCTAAAAATATATTGATTATTAAATGTTACGAATTAACGGCTTTCATTATATCACTACCCCATTTAAAAAGCAAAAAATATTTAATTAAATTTTATTGACAAAGTATCGTCAATACATTATCCTTAAAGCGGAAAGGGTGACACTGTGGACAGATACACCAAAATATATATTTCCGGCTATGATTCACCCCTCGGCCGGCTGTACCTGGCGGCCACCGACAAAGGTCTTTTGCGGATCGCTCCGGCAAAAGGTTCCGAATTGTCTTTCATATTGGACCTGGGAATAAGACATTTCGACCTGGTGCCCAGCGAAAAACCCTTTCTGCCGATCAAAAAACAGCTGGACAGATATTTTGAAGGTCAGCCGGTGGTCTTCAGATTCCAGGCCGATATCAGCCGCGGCACCGGCTTCCAGAGAAGCGTCTGGAGGAAACTGTCCGGCCTGCTACCCGGTCAGATGATGACCTACGGCATGCTGGCCCGGGAGATAGGCCGGCCCAAAGCTTACCGTGCCGTTGGTCAGGCGGTGGGAGCCAACCCCCTGCCGATCATCATCCCCTGCCACCGGGTGATCGCCTCCGACGGCTCTCTGGGCGGCTTTGCCTGGGGAATAAAGGTCAAGAAAAAACTGCTATCCATTGAAGGGATGGACTTATGAAAAAGACAGCCCCGTCAAAAGAAAGAAGAAAGTTTATACGGCTGCCGGTGGAGATAAGGGTGAAATATAAAGCCCTTAAGGAGGTCATTGACACCAGCGGGTTAAAACCGGCCAAGGTGAAAAACCTGAGCTCCGGGGGGATACTTTTTCATTCCGGCAAAAAACTAGGCAAGGACGATACCCTGCAGTTAAAACTTGATTTTGCCAGGGGCAAAAGCAAATATGATCTGGCGGCCATCGGCCAGGTGGTGCGCTGCAGCGCATTGAAAAACGGGCAATACACCATCGGGGTGCGATTTTTGGAGATATACTCGGACGACCTGGATCTGTTGAAGGGCTTTATCGAGAAGAAGGCCAAGAGGCCGGGCAAATGATGGCATACATCTGAAACAGAAAAGGGCGGTTTTACCGCCCTTTTCTGTTTCAGACCCCGAGCCCATAAAAATGATGGTTTCCCCTGCTTTGGTCCGCCAGGCTTATCATAGGCAATTAAAACCTCACCCTGTCGCCGGCCTTGACCCCATTCTGCCCAAACCACCCGGCGTTGGCCTCGATAACATAAAGGGCCGGGGCCAGCGACCGGTAGCGTGGCCCCTCATCCAGCGGTTTCATGGTCAGGATGTTGATGATCACTCCCTGTTCGGAGATGAAGGCGATGTCCAGCGGCAGAAAGGTGTTCCTCATCCAGAATGACTGCATCTGGGGATACTCGAAGATGAACAGCATCCCCTCATCACCCGGCATAGTTTTCCTGAACATCAGTCCCTGCTCCCGGGATCGCGGGTTATCTGCCACCTCCGCCCATAAGACGCTTTGCCCCACGGCCAGCTTGATCCTTCCGGGACGCTCCGGTTGTATCTGGTCGGTCTTGTCCCGTGGATAAGCTTTTTCAATTTTTTCCCGGCAGCCGGCGATCAGTGCCAGGGCCAAAATCGTTATGACTGTTTTTGAATGATTTCCCATTTTTCCTTTCGGGCGAGGCGCCATGAACCATCCCGGCCCGGGCTGGCCTGAGGCGACAAAAGACCGGCCGCAGAAAGATGCGGCGGTTACTTATTCAAGTTGAAGATGACCATCCTCAGGGTGGTCATCTCCTCGATGGCAAATTTCGCCCCCTCCCGGCCCAAGCCGCTGTTTTTATTGCCGCCATAGGGCATGTGGTCGATCCGATAGGAGGGAAAATCATTGATCAGGATGCCGCCCACATTGATCCTTTTGACGGCCGCCAG
The sequence above is drawn from the Candidatus Edwardsbacteria bacterium genome and encodes:
- a CDS encoding isochorismatase family cysteine hydrolase encodes the protein MNKYALLVIDCQNYFFDKTSPAYLPDSKKILPKINLLIETARKNKWPVIYTSHTAPTKPGNLMAERWEHLPSGWESEYFDRIDVVPGAVKIRKEHFSAFFRTKLDALLKKEKITHLVICGVMTHLCVDTTVRHGFMLGYRPTIVTDACCSKGKGYHQAALLALKHGFCRTVGLSELLHGHSRAGGNPKRI
- the mce gene encoding methylmalonyl-CoA epimerase, which gives rise to MHIKGIDHIGIAVKSLEEAQKLYTEGLGLAVEGTETVESQKVKVAFIPVGESRIELLESTVPDGNIAKFIEAKGEGIHHLALKVDNIEKALEELTAKGYQLIDKTPRVGAGGHKIAFVHPKSTKGVLLELSEGH
- a CDS encoding mechanosensitive ion channel family protein — encoded protein: MILNEFLSQTFLNNRVLDYAVSLGILAGSAIIIKIADLIVIARMKKLAEKTANQFDDRLVEAIDKKVIPMLYLGAVYLSIQNLHVVPMAHKAINIAGAIVLTYLAAKLILSLAVYSVETYWKKRGGEDSSQNTAYRGILTVLKLVVWSLALIILLDNFGVKISALVAGLGIGGLALAFAAQKVLGDLFSYFSIFFDRPFEIGDFIIVGEFQGTVEHIGIKSTRVRSLGGEQLIFANTDLTNSRLRNYKRMINRRVVFKIGVTYGTGAKKMKEIPGIIGGIIKNIPCAIFDRAHFASYGDFSLNFEVVYYVEGGDYLKYMDIQQQINLAIMEAFAKKKIEFAYPTQTLFVNNK
- the meaB gene encoding methylmalonyl Co-A mutase-associated GTPase MeaB, whose amino-acid sequence is MNELTDKILAGDIRAIARGISLAESGQPEAAELLKELYPHTGRAYLLGITGPPGGGKSTLVDKLIKHYRKHKKKVGVLAVDPTSPFSGGAILGDRVRMQKHATDQGVYIRSMGSRGHLGGLALATSDAAKILDAAGYDIVIFETVGIGQSEVEVAGRVDTTVLVTVPGLGDDVQVLKAGTMEIADIFAINKADREGIERCVIELEQLLSVREMDENTFLPPIIQTIAKDDQGTAELTGAIEKHRGYLNSDGRLAEKRKKRIRDEVHTIITNQLDRWAALKLTHDMETRENLEDIYSKKADPYTVAGDIIKELQI
- a CDS encoding cobalamin B12-binding domain-containing protein; translated protein: MPNKIRILIAKPGLDGHDRGAKYIARALRDAGFEVIYTGLRQTPEAIAAAAVQEDVQWVGLSCLSGAHNSLFPRVVQLLKEKNAPDIKVFGGGVIPADDIPGLKAAGIKEIFTPGTSSQQVVDYINKN
- a CDS encoding DUF559 domain-containing protein, which encodes MRTLLIKRQKVNNKKLKLAKEFRKKMTLAEKAFWNMVRQNQIEGLHFRRQQVIHGFIADFYCNEIGLVIEIDGGIHEQQKGYDELRDHIITAYGVKVIRFTNEEVLDKSDWVVKRLKEETREAVNK
- a CDS encoding DMT family protein, producing the protein MKPYYLTTGLLCVSNIFMTFAWYGHLKNMSGRSWFLAALVSWGIALFEYLVQVPANRIGYQVMNVGQLKILQEVITLSVFVPFSILYLREKPSMDYLWAGLCLLGAVFFLFRAKIFGT
- a CDS encoding methylmalonyl-CoA mutase family protein, with product MLAKYPERKKVFLSTSGDEVKRVYTPCETEGLDYQKDLGFPGQYPYTRGVQPTMYRGKFWTMRQYAGFGDAAESNKRYKYLLAQGQTGLSIAFDLPTQIGYDSDDPMSAGEVGKVGVAIDSLADMEILFDGIPLDKVSTSMTINAPAGVLLAMYVAVAEKQGVKADQLNGTIQNDILKEYIARGTYIFPPTPSMRLITDIFEYCAKQVPKWNTISISGYHIREAGSSATQEVAFTLADGIAYVQAAIASGLSVDDFSSRLSFFFNSHNDLLEEVAKFRAARRIWARIMKERFKAQKASSQMLRFHTQTAGSTLTAQQPDNNIIRVTIQTLAAVLGGTQSLHTNSRDEALALPTEDSVRIALRTQQIVAHESGAADTVDPLAGSYYVEARTSEIEKAALEYIAKIDKLGGMVKAIEKGYVQKEIQDSAYRFQKDVEAQERIVVGVNKFTVKEESPKNLLKVSQAVQDAQMKRLAEMKAKRDNEAVKKALSEIHRAAHGSENLMPFIVDAVRKYATLGEICGVLREVFGEYQESVVL
- a CDS encoding methylated-DNA--[protein]-cysteine S-methyltransferase, whose protein sequence is MDRYTKIYISGYDSPLGRLYLAATDKGLLRIAPAKGSELSFILDLGIRHFDLVPSEKPFLPIKKQLDRYFEGQPVVFRFQADISRGTGFQRSVWRKLSGLLPGQMMTYGMLAREIGRPKAYRAVGQAVGANPLPIIIPCHRVIASDGSLGGFAWGIKVKKKLLSIEGMDL
- a CDS encoding PilZ domain-containing protein encodes the protein MKKTAPSKERRKFIRLPVEIRVKYKALKEVIDTSGLKPAKVKNLSSGGILFHSGKKLGKDDTLQLKLDFARGKSKYDLAAIGQVVRCSALKNGQYTIGVRFLEIYSDDLDLLKGFIEKKAKRPGK
- a CDS encoding DUF192 domain-containing protein — protein: MGNHSKTVITILALALIAGCREKIEKAYPRDKTDQIQPERPGRIKLAVGQSVLWAEVADNPRSREQGLMFRKTMPGDEGMLFIFEYPQMQSFWMRNTFLPLDIAFISEQGVIINILTMKPLDEGPRYRSLAPALYVIEANAGWFGQNGVKAGDRVRF